One genomic window of Euleptes europaea isolate rEulEur1 chromosome 10, rEulEur1.hap1, whole genome shotgun sequence includes the following:
- the GFRAL gene encoding GDNF family receptor alpha-like, whose translation MTASTFQTSRCQHLREKCNTIPECESIWKPIESFCSIPDNSCAVQESETCYAVIKFLVSELPEFKDCNCTKDGCDIQMSLDKECFGNQGQPAPSSAPDIQIKFPQLTKWKEIAHPGLSEKDCITDFFIADHRNTEAEWKLSTLSNAEYKPQHSCLHVQAECLSDTVCNRQFSNYLLNCQASGTPCHVNQCKRALGNFYRNMPLNVAQKLTFCDCEELDEKCLHSQELLHGKLCTDLARAPSCLSMFQTCQGHSLCQKKYKAFTSECLNGISQSCLENNACMEYLDTKDFNCSDSDGCKKAYVDMWGILRPVECTCDMRSPAEQASCKLFHHILQSHSCFSQIAGRKAENYPLLTDLPETKPSATHKKSMFVGDTIYIAMYSCCTILILGLVLLAFLKTRAFAKQTKTPSPAHLSERLMIPQQPWIVNCMDNDLPGSSHSQPLTPLP comes from the exons ATAACAGCTGTGCAGTGCAGGAATCAGAGACCTGTTATGCAGTCATCAAGTTCTTGGTTTCCGAATTACCAGAATTTAAAGACTGCAATTGCACAAAAGATGGCTGCGATATCCAAATGTCGCTTGACAAAGAATGTTTCGGCAATCAAG GGCAGCCAGCTCCTTCATCAGCCCCAGATATTCAGATTAAATTCCCGCAGCTGACAAAATGGAAAGAGATTGCACACCCGGGCCTATCTGAAAAGGACTGCATTACTG ATTTTTTTATTGCAGATCATAGAAACACAGAAGCAGAGTGGAAGTTGTCCACTCTTTCTAATGCTG aatACAAACCACAGCACTCCTGCCTCCACGTACAAGCAGAATGTCTTAGTGACACAGTCTGTAACAGGCAGTTCTCTAACTACCTTCTCAATTGCCAAGCAAGTGGAACTCCATGCCACGTGAATCAATGCAAAAGAGCACTAGGGAACTTCTACCGAAATATGCCGTTGAATGTTGCCCAGAAGTTGACGTTTTGTGACTGCGAAGAGTTGGATGAGAAATGTCTTCACTCCCAAGAACTGCTTCATGGCAAACTGTGCACTGACTTAGCTCGAGCTCCTTCATGTCTCAGCATGTTTCAAACATGCCAAGGCCACAGTCTCTGCCA GAAGAAATACAAAGCGTTTACATCCGAGTGTTTAAACGGTATCTCCCAATCGTGCCTTGAAAATAATGCCTGCATGGAATATTTGGACACAAAGGATTTTAATTGCTCTGACAGTGATGGCTGCAAAAAAGCTTATGTAGACATGTGGGGAATCCTCCGTCCTGTGGAGTGCACTTGTGACATGAGATCACCTGCAGAACAAGCTTCGTGCAAGCTGTTTCATCATatcctccaaagccattcctgCTTTA GTCAGATAGCAGGCAGAAAGGCTGAGAATTACCCATTACTTACTGATCTACCTGAAACAAAACCTTCTGCAACACACAAGAAGTCCATGTTTGTTG GTGACACAATCTACATTGCTATGTATTCCTGTTGCACAATTCTTATCCTGGGATTAGTCCTGCTGGCTTTTCTTAAGACCAG AGCTTTCGCAAAGCAGACAAAGACCCCATCACCTGCTCATCTATCAGAGAGGCTTATGATTCCTCAGCAACCATGGATCGTCAACTGCATGGATAATGATCTTCCAGGCTCTTCTCATAGCCAGCCCCTTACACCTCTACCATGA